A genome region from Euphorbia lathyris chromosome 4, ddEupLath1.1, whole genome shotgun sequence includes the following:
- the LOC136227794 gene encoding stemmadenine O-acetyltransferase-like, producing MGKIQVDILSKEIIKPSSQTKIHHLKPFKFSLFNQLTPTTYTPIILFYPNINDPNITFSKIIPRLKLSLSQTLTFFYPFSGRVVDNLHIDHFNQGVPLIVAKVSGVGRLSDYLKNPEIEFLNRFLPSQPYFKEIDLGNIPQVAFQVNVFPCGGVVLGWVASHKLIDALSGSCFINAWASISKTGDLPEHMQPNCTQGSVFFPTKNPFPEEHLSLMESLWFTRDNYITRRFVFDAKTISSLRAKATGERDGKTIKPSRIEALTCFIWKCSMAASRAISGTPKASILVEALNLRTRTKPPMSSTSIGDIFWWATAIADASLENKELYELSFLLNDAINLYDIDYMKTLQGEEGFETMGDYCSQLHGLFSVEKPDIFAFTSWCHLGITKVDFGWGEPYWVGILGKAGPEFRNLTVFVDARDGNGIEAWITLDEQRMKYFECDPEFLAYACPNPKISCM from the coding sequence ATGGGAAAGATCCAAGTTGATATTCTTTCAAAAGAAATCATAAAACCATCTTCACAAACAAAGATTCATCATCTCAAACCCTTCAAATTTTCCTTATTCAATCAGCTCACTCCTACAACATACACTCCAATCATCTTATTCTACCCCAATATCAATGATCCAAACATCACTTTCTCAAAAATCATACCTCGATTGAAATTATCCCTATCACAAACCCTAACTTTCTTCTACCCTTTCTCCGGCAGAGTAGTTGATAATCTCCATATTGATCATTTCAACCAAGGTGTTCCTCTCATAGTAGCTAAAGTTTCAGGAGTTGGGAGATTATCCGATTACCTTAAAAACCCGGAAATTGAATTCTTGAACAGATTCCTCCCTTCCCAGCCATATTTTAAGGAGATTGATTTGGGAAATATTCCACAAGTAGCGTTTCAAgttaatgtttttccttgtgGTGGAGTTGTTCTTGGCTGGGTTGCTTCTCATAAGCTAATTGATGCACTTTCTGGTTCTTGTTTCATCAATGCTTGGGCTTCAATTTCAAAAACTGGAGATTTGCCTGAACATATGCAACCAAATTGCACTCAAGGATCTGTTTTTTTCCCTACTAAGAATCCGTTTCCTGAAGAGCATTTATCCCTAATGGAAAGCTTATGGTTTACCAGAGATAATTACATCACAAGAAGATTCGTTTTCGATGCGAAAACGATATCTTCTTTAAGGGCGAAAGCAACAGGAGAAAGAGATGGAAAGACTATAAAACCATCAAGAATTGAAGCTTTAACATGCTTCATTTGGAAATGTTCCATGGCTGCATCTAGGGCAATTTCGGGGACACCGAAAGCATCTATTTTAGTGGAAGCATTGAATCTTCGAACACGTACTAAACCACCTATGTCGAGCACTTCTATTGGGGATATCTTTTGGTGGGCAACTGCTATTGCTGATGCATCTTTGGAAAATAAGGAGCTATACGAATTGTCGTTTTTGTTAAACGACGCAATTAACCTATACGACATTGATTACATGAAAACCCTACAAGGGGAAGAAGGGTTTGAAACCATGGGTGACTACTGCAGCCAGTTACACGGGCTGTTTTCGGTCGAAAAACCGGACATTTTTGCGTTTACAAGTTGGTGCCATCTCGGTATAACGAAGGTCGATTTTGGATGGGGTGAGCCATATTGGGTTGGAATATTGGGGAAAGCTGGTCCTGAGTTTAGGAATCTGACTGTTTTTGTTGATGCAAGAGATGGAAATGGGATTGAAGCTTGGATTACATTAGATGAACAAAGGATGAAATATTTTGAATGTGATCCTGAGTTTTTGGCATATGCTTGCCCCAATCCTAAGATTTCATGCATGTGA